GCAGGTCTCGGTCTGGCCGAAGCCGTCACGCAAAGTGAGGCCCCAGGCATCCTGCATCTGGTCGATGATTTCGGGATTCAGCGGCTCGCCCGCGCCGATCACTTCGCGCAGCGTGAGGCCTTCGCGCCACTGGCTCAGGTCTTCCTGGATCATCATGCGCCACACGGTGGGCGGTGCGCACAGGCTGGTGACCTTGTGGTCCTGCATGGCCTGCAGCAGGGCCTTGGCGGAGAAGCGTGCGTAGTTGTAGATGAAAATGGTGGAGCCCGCGATCCACGGCGCGAAGAAGCAGCTCCATGCATGCTTGGCCCAGCCCGGCGAGCTGATGTTCAGATGCACGCCGCCCGGTTGCAGGCCGATCCAGTACATGGTGGAAAGGTGGCCGACGGGGTAGCTCTGGTGCGTGTGCAGCACGAGCTTGGGCTTGGACGTGGTGCCGCTGGTGAAGTACAGCAGCAGCGGATCATTGGCGAATGTGCGGCCTTCGGCGGTGAAGGCCTTGGCGTGCTGGTCGGCATCGGCAAACGAGTGCCAGCCTTCCTGGCGCGCACCGACGTTGATGCGCGTGTACTCGCCCGAGAGGCCGCTGAACTTGTCGGTGTGTGCGCTCGCGACGATCACGTGGCGCACGCTGCCGCGATCGAGTCGATCCTGCAGATCGTCGGCGGTGAGCAGCATGGTCGCCGGAATCATCACCGCGCCAAGCTTGATGCACGCGAGCATCAGCTCCCACAGCGCAAGCTCGTTGCCCAGCATGAGCAGCACGCGGTCGCCGCGCTTGACGCCCAGCGCGCGCAGCCAGTTGGCGACCTGCGAGGAGCGCACGCTCATCTCGCCAAAACTGCGCTTTGTCTGGCTGCCATCCTCTTCGACGATGTGTAGCGCCGTGGCTTCGTTGCCGCGCGCCATGTGGTCGAAGTAGTCGAGCGCCCAGTTGAATTCGCCCAGCTCCGGCCAGCGGAATTCCCGGTAGGCACGGTCGTAGTCGGTGCGGTGCTTCTGCAGAAAATCACGCGCGGCGAGGAATGCGTCGCGCGATTGTTCGGGGCTGATGTGTGACATGGGCGCTGGTCTCCTTGGATCTTCTTCAAACCTTCGTGCATGCGCCAAAGCGCTGCGAGATACCTTGAATGTAGAGCGATTGGGTCGCACGCAGAGGCACGCTTACCGCAACGCTGGTTGCAAAAAGCGCCAGATATTCCACGGCATGACAAACCCGTGCCGGGCTGATTGTTGGCGGGCAAGAAAGCCGCTGTCTGTCAGCCAGCAACGGGTTTCGAGATTGATTTGAGAAAGTCGAGCATCGCCCGCAGCTTGGGTGGAATGCGCGGGCCGGGCGCATGCACCGCATAGGCCATGCGCGGCGCGTAGCTGCCGGTGAGCTGCCACTGCGGCAGCACCTGCACGAGCTGGCCGGTGGCGATGGCGGGCTCCGCCACGAAATCCACGACCAGCCCGATGCCGGTCTGCGCATCGGAGCGCAAGGCTTGCAGCAGGCCCAGACTGCTGGCGATGGTGAGCGGGGTGTTCAGCCGCACTTTGACCGGCGGCGCAACGGACGCATCCGTCGCATCGGCAGGAATGAACTCGACGGTGTTCTGAAACGCGCCGTAGCCCAGCGTCATGCAGCGATGCGCGGCGAGATCGGCGGGCGACTTCAACGCGGGATGCGCCTTGAGATAGTCAGGGTGCGCCACCAGCAGATAGCGCACCTCGCGCAGCGGATGCGCGACCAGCGACTGCGGCAGCGCGTCGTGCGTGGAGATGCGAATGGCCAGATCGATGCCTTGCGCATTCAGATCGACCATCGCATCGCTCATGCTGAGCTGTACATGCACTTGAGGCCACTGGCTGCAAAAGTGGGGCAGCAGCGGCGCGAGCCACAGATCGCCGAACACCACGGGCGCGCTGATGCGCAGCATGCCCTGCGGTTGCTGGCGATGGGCCGATGCCAGCGACACGGCTTCTTCGGCGCTTTGCAGCATGTGCTGGCAGGCTTCATGCACTTCGGCACCCACCTCGGTCAGCGAGAGCGCGCGGGTGGTGCGATGCAGCAGTTTCACGCCAAGGCGCAGCTCCAACCGGCCCACGCTGCGGCTCACGGCCGAAGTCGTCAACCCCAATTCGCGCGCGGCGGCGGCGAATCCGCTGCGCTCGACGACATGCGCAAAAACCTCCAGATCGGCCAGCGGCAGGGCGTCGTAGTTCATGGTCATGCAGTGCGTCTGGCGCAACGTGAAGGGCGGGTCACTGTTGAAGTGGAATCAACAAATCTTTGTTTGCGGCAGTCATTGTTGATTCTGTCGATGTGCGACATCATCCAGCAAAACCAAGGCGCTGCCAATGTGGGCAGCGAGGATGAAGAACACCATGAGCAGCACGCAGAGCACTTTCAGCCCCCGGATTTCAAGCAGCAACGCAGCCAGCACAGCGCGCACGGGCGGCGTCTGGCGCATGGCGCTGGCGATGGCGCTGTCGGGCACCATCGGCCTGTTCGTGATCGAAAGCGGCTTGCCCGTGGAACTGGTGGTGCTGTCGCGCTGCGTGATCGGCGCGTTGGCGCTGGGCCTGTGGATCACCGCGCGCCGTGAGTGGATGACGCTGGCTCGCGGCGATCTGCTGTGGATGGCGGTGGGCGGCATGGCGCTGGTCATCAACTGGGTGGCGCTGTTCCATGCCTACGCGTTTGCGGGCATCGGCATTGCGACGGTGGTCTATCACGTGCAGCCGTTTTTTCTGGTGCTGGTGTCGGCTCTCGGTGGCGAGGTGATCGGCTGGCGACGCGTGCCGTTCATGGTGCTGGCGCTGGCGGGTGTCGTGCTCAGCAGCGGCGTTGTGCACGAGATGCAGCAAATGCAAGTGGCGCAGACGGCTGCCGCCTCGCACGGGCAGGCCGTGATCTACGGCGTGCTGCTGAGTCTGCTGGCCGCCGCGCTCTACACGTTGACGGTGGTGGCCACGCGGCGCGTCAAGCAGGTGCCGCCCGCGCAGACCGCCATGCTGCAGATGACGGCGGGCGGCGCGGTGCTGGCGCTGTGGGCCTTGCCGATGTTGCTGGGCGGCGCAGCATGGCGCTCTGCTTCAGTGCCGCTGGCGCAGACGCTCATCTGCATCGCCACCTTGGGGCTGGTGCACACGGCCGTGATGTATGTGTTGATGTACGGCGCGTTCCAGCGGCTGGGCGCGGCGGCGATTGCGATTCTGAGTTTCATCTACCCGGCCATCGCGCTGACGGTGGACCTGCTGTGGTTCGGCATCCGGCCCGATGGTTGGCAGTGGCTGGGCATTGCGATGATTGCGGCCGCGATTGCCGGTTACCGCATCAGCGAGCTGCGTGCAGCCAGAGGCTGAAACATGCTGCAGTGCAATGCATAATGCGCCCGAAGGAGATTCACATCCATGGCGCAAAACGTGCTTGCCATCTATCCAGGAACGTTCGACCCGATCACGCTCGGGCATGAGGACATCGTGCGCCGCGCATCCCAGCTGTTCGATCGCGTGATCGTGGCGGTGGCGGCGGGCCATCACAAGAAGACGATGTTCAACCTCGAAGAACGCATGGCCATGGTGCGCGAGGCCTGCAAGCCTTGGCCGCAAGTCAGCGTGGAGAGCTTCGACGGTCTGATGCGCGACTTCGTGGTGGCGCGCGGCGGCAAGGCCATGGTGCGTGGTTTGCGCGCGGTCACCGACTTCGACTACGAATTCCAGCTCGCAGGCATGAACCGCCATCTCATGGCCGATGTGGAAACCGTGTTTCTCACGCCGGGCGACAAGTACCAGTTCATCAGCAGTACCTTCGTGCGCGAGATCGCCACGTTGGGCGGCGAGGTCGACAAGTTCGTCTCGGACAACGTGCAGCAGAAGCTCAACGAAAAGCTGGCGCTGTTGAAGAAGCCGTGAACGGTTGAAGCGTTTGAAGAATGAAGGCAGACCCCGAGGGGTCTGTTTTCATTTTCAGCCCTGCTGGGCAGCGGTGAGCGCCGCGCGAATCTGGCGCACGTTGTGGATCATGGACGTGGGGCCGGCGCTGCCCATCAGGTACCAGCCCTTGGGATCGAGGAACAGCACCTGGCCGCGCTTGCCTGCCGTGGTGGCGCGGATGGTGGCGTTGTCGAAGACCTTCTGCGATGGGATGGCAACGCCACCACCAGCGGCCGAGCCGGTTGCGGCGTTGCGGTCGATGACGTAGAGCCAGTCGGGGTCGATGCGGGCGATGTCTTCCATCGTGAACGACTGGCCGCGCGCAGGCACCTTGTCGGCGGCGAGGGCGGGTTGCACGCCGAGCACATCGTGCAGCAGGCCAAAGCGCGAGCCGGGCGCCTGCGCGCTCAGTTTGTCGTTGATGGCCAGCACCAGCAGGCCACGGCCCGCCTTGGCGGTGATGGGCTTGAGCGCGGCGATCTCCTCGGTCACCTGCTGCATCAACTGCTCGCCCGCGCGTTGCTTGCCGTGGAGCGCGGCGAGCGTCTGCACGTTGCGGCCCATGTCTTCAAGCAGATGCGCGCCGCGCGTGCTCATGTCGAGCGTGGGGGCGATGCGCGAGAGCGTTTCGCTGCGGGCAGCGGAGCGGCCTCCGACGAGGATCAGGTCGGGGCGGATCTGGCTGAGCGCATCGAAATCGGGCTCGAACAGGCTGCCTGCCACCGGGTACTTCGAATGATCCGCAAAGGCTTGCAGGTACTGCGGAAAGGCAGCGCGTGGTACGCCTGCAACGGGCAATCCCAAACTTTGCAATGCATCCAAAGCGGCCAGGTCATAGGTCACCACGTTGCGTGGTTGTGCGGCGATGCGGACCGTTCCCTTGGCATGCTGAACTTCCATCGGGCTCGGGTTGATTTGGGCCGACGTCAGACCGTGAAACGCAGTTGTACCAAGGGCTGCAGCCCAAGTGAGTGCTTCGCGACGGGTGAGCGGGCGGGGTGTGGAATTCGTGGTCATGGCGGGCTTTCTGATGTCGTTGAAATAGAGCACTGAGAAACTTGTGCACAAGTTCATCTGGTTGACAAATAACTTGTCATTGAAGATGGCTTGCGTTGACACAGTATCGCTGGATTGTTGTAATAAGAATGAATTCTATTTGCATTTTCGTTTTTGAGGGAAAACATGTCCATCTCGCATCGCCATACGTTGTTTGCCTTGAGTGCTATCGCTTTGGGTGTGCACGGTCTGGCCAGTGCCCAAACTGCACCGACCGAAGCCGCAACCGCAGTGGTACTTCCAGAAACAACTGTCCGCGCAACCGCCGAACAGGAACTCAAGCAGGCACTCGGCGTTTCGATCATCACGCAGGAGGAGCTGACCGAGCGTCCACCCGCCAACGACCTGTCCGAGCTGATCCGCACCATGCCGGGCGTGAACCTGACTGGCAACTCGGCCTCGGGCCAGTTCGGCAACAGCCGCCAGATCGATCTGCGCGGCATGGGCCCGGAGAACACGATGATCATGATTGACGGCAAGCCCGTGCAGTCACGCAATGCATCGAAGATGGGCCGCACCGGTGAGCGCGACACGCGCGGCGATTCCAACTGGGTGCCGGTCGAGGCGATCGACAGCATCGAAGTGATCCGTGGCCCGGCAGCTGCGCGCTATGGTTCAGGCGCTGCGGGCGGCGTGGTCAACATCATCACCAAGAAGCCTACCGACAAGCTGTCGGGATCGGTCACGGTCTACACCAGCCAGCCGCAGCATTCGGAAGAGGGCGACACCAAGCGTGCGAGCTTCAACCTGGCGGGCCCACTGGCAGAGAACCTGTCGTTCCGTCTGTTCGGCAACATGGCCAAGACGGATGCGGACGACACCTCGCTCAACAGCCATGTCTCCGATCTTTCTTTGGCACCGGCAGGCCGCGAAGGCGTGCGCAACCGCGATCTGAACGCCATGCTGCGTTGGGACCTGACACCGCAGCAAGTGCTGGAGTTCGAAGCGGGCACCAGCCGCCAGGGCAACATCTACGCGGGCGAGCGCCTGATGAACAGCGACACCAACGCCGCCAACATGCAGGCGCTGCTGGGTCAGGAAACCAACATCACGCATCGCAACACCGTGGGCCTCACGCATCGCGGCAAGTGGGATTGGGGCACGTCGCGCCTCGTGTTCCAGTCCGAGAACACGCGCCGTTCGCAGTATCCCGTGGGCCTGGCGGGTGGCCCGGAAGGATCGATCACGTCGACCGATTCGGCCAACATGGTGACCTCCAGACTGAACAACTATTTTCTGAACGGCGAAGTGAACACGCCGCTGAACATCGGTGGCCAGCGCCACATGCTGACGTCGGGCTTCGAGTACCGCAACGAGAAGCTCAACGATCCGGGCGCGAATGCGCAATCGTCGACCAGCGGTTCCGGCGACAGCATTGCCGGACTGACCGGCAGTGGCACGCGTTCGGGCAAGTCGGATGCGCAGACCTGGGCCTTCTATGTGGAAGACAACTTCGAGCCGGTCAAGAACCTGGTCTTCACACCGGGCCTGCGTTTCGATCACCACAGCCAGGCGGGCAGCAACTGGAGCCCGAGCGTGAACGCGACCTATCACCTGAGCGAGCAATGGTCGGTCAAGGGTGGCGTGGCGCGTGCGTTCAAGGCCCCCAACCTGTACCAGACCAACGTCGACTACCTGTACTACACACGCGGCAACGGTTGCCCGCTGAGCTCGCCCAACATGGGTGGCGGCTGCTACATCCGTGGCAATCCGGACCTGAAGGCGGAGACCAGCGTGAACAAGGAGCTGGGGGTGGCGTTCACCGATGGTGCAGGTCTGGACGCGAGCCTGAGCTACTTTCAGAACGACTACAAGAACAAGATCTACGCGGAGATGAACGACGGCACGTCCGCTGTGGTCGGCACCACGCAGGTGTTCCAGTGGATGAACGCCAGCCGCGCGGTGGTGCGGGGTCTGGAAGGCAACTTGACGGTGCCGCTGCTAGGCAATCGTGGCGACACGCTCAAGTGGGTGAACAACTTCACCTACATGATTAAGAACCACAACAAGGCCAACAACCAGCCACTGTCGGTAATTCCGAAGTACACGGTGAACTCGACACTGGACTGGCGCGTGACGCCGGTGTGGTCCACACAGGCTTTCGCCACGTTCTATGGCCGTCAGGAACCACGCACCATCAACACCGGCGGCGCGGCGGCCACCGGCGCTTCGTTGACCGAACTGGGCTCGTACGCCACCTTCGGTCTGGGCGCGCAATACAAGATCAAGGAGCAGCTGTCGATGAACTTCGGCGTGAACAACATCGGCGACAAGCGCCTGTTCCGCACGGCATCGAACTCGGCAGGTGGCGCGGCCACGTACAACGAACCGGGCCGTTCGTACTACGTGTCGCTGACCGGCAAATTCTGAGTGTTCCCATGCATCGATGAGGTCATCTGGGCGGCGCGCGCAACGCGTCGCTCGGACACGACCTCGTGCACGAAGCGCATCTTCTTCTGCGCCTGCGCGCTCAGCGCAAACGGATAGGCGTCGATCTGCCCGAGGCTGCGCGTGAGGCTGTTGAGCAGCAGCGTGGTCGGCACCAGCGCCGACAGCATGCTCTCGAACGGCGGCGGCGGCATGAGAAACGGATCGATGGTCGTGAAGTGTTGATCGCCCAGGGGACTGGGCACATTGATCTGCGTGTCGAAGCTCTTGGCGGTTTCCAGCAAGTCCACGAGATGCAGGTAGTGCGCCCAGGTCTCGGCCCAGTCTTCCCACGGATGGGCTGTGGCATAGGCGCTCACGTGCGTGTTCTGCCAGAGATGATCGGGCACGGGCGTGCGGGCGTAGTAGTCCTGCAGCGCCTGACCGTAATCGTGGCGTTCGTCGCCGAACAGCGTGCGAAATTCTTCCAGCCGATGGCCGGTGCCGCGCGCGATCAGCACATCCCAGAAATAGTGACCGATCTCGTGTCGCAGATGGCCGAGCAGCGTGCGGTAGGGCTCGTGGAACGCGACCCGGCGCCGCACGCGTTCGTCGTCATCGGCCTCGGCAATGTTCAGCGTGATCAGGCCCGAGGCATGTCCGGTGAGCACCGGCATGGAGCCCGGCAGATCGGCCAGAAACTCGAAGATCGGCCCGACTTCGCCCGGCAGGTGCACCAGTCCCAGCCGCACGTCGATGTAGAAGAGTCGTCGCTTGGCGGCCTCGATCTGACCCCAGCGCCTGACGTTGAGCGGCTCGGAGAGATCGGGCAGCAAGCGCGTTTGCCGGCATGCGGGGCACAGCGCGTCGTGGGGTGTCTGTGGTGTGTTGATCAGCGCGAAATTGCAGACCTGATAACGCGTGCGATTGGCGCACATGCGGTAGCGCAGATAGGGCTCTTCGCTTTCGCTCACGCCTGCGTTGGAGGTGTTCTCGTGCGTGACGCCCAGACCCGGCCGCGGCAGGCGGCGCTCCCACAGGTCGCCGCCTTCGCTTGCCGGTTGCAGCGCGACGACGTCCACATGCTCGCGCACGAAAGCCAGCGTGCTCCCGCAATGCACGCATTGGAAGCTTTCGAAGAACACCAGAAAGCCGCAGTGGCCGCAATGGAATAAGCGCATGGTGGGTGGATTGTGTCGTGGCCGGGTGAAAAAATCAGTACCGGGAAAACAGCAATGCCACAACCTTTGAGGGGCTGTGGCATTGCGGATCAGGTGTGGCAGGGCGCGCAGGCCCTGCATTCAGAGTGCAACAGACTTCAGCGATCGTCGCCACGACCACCGCCTCGTGCCAGCATGACCAGCACGGCGGCAGCGGCACCGGCGGCGGCTGCAATCACCAGAGACTTGGCAGGTTGCTCCTGCACATATTGGTTGGTGGCGTCGGCGGCCTGGTGGAACTGGCGGCGCGCACGCTGGCTGGAGTCAGCCATGTAGTTGATGCCGCGGTTGGCGAAATCCTGTGCGCGAGCGGCCAGATCTTCAATGCGCGAACTTGCACGCAGTTGCTCGTCCCACTCGTCCAGCTTTTCTTCGGCGTCGTCCAGTGCGCGGTTGGCTGCACGGCGTGTGCTGCGGGCCGCTTCCTTGGCGGAGTCCAGCGCGTCTTCGGCAGCGCCCTTGGCGGCGTCGGTCACTTTGTCTGCAGCCTTTTGCAAATCGCTCATTGAATATCCTTTCGTTGTAGTTCTGCAGTGGCGCGCGCTCCTCGCGCAATGCCATTGCAGTGACGGATTGGAGACCGGATATCGCATTCCGTTCTCCGGT
This genomic stretch from Diaphorobacter sp. HDW4B harbors:
- a CDS encoding putative zinc-binding metallopeptidase; the encoded protein is MRLFHCGHCGFLVFFESFQCVHCGSTLAFVREHVDVVALQPASEGGDLWERRLPRPGLGVTHENTSNAGVSESEEPYLRYRMCANRTRYQVCNFALINTPQTPHDALCPACRQTRLLPDLSEPLNVRRWGQIEAAKRRLFYIDVRLGLVHLPGEVGPIFEFLADLPGSMPVLTGHASGLITLNIAEADDDERVRRRVAFHEPYRTLLGHLRHEIGHYFWDVLIARGTGHRLEEFRTLFGDERHDYGQALQDYYARTPVPDHLWQNTHVSAYATAHPWEDWAETWAHYLHLVDLLETAKSFDTQINVPSPLGDQHFTTIDPFLMPPPPFESMLSALVPTTLLLNSLTRSLGQIDAYPFALSAQAQKKMRFVHEVVSERRVARAAQMTSSMHGNTQNLPVSDT
- the coaD gene encoding pantetheine-phosphate adenylyltransferase; protein product: MAQNVLAIYPGTFDPITLGHEDIVRRASQLFDRVIVAVAAGHHKKTMFNLEERMAMVREACKPWPQVSVESFDGLMRDFVVARGGKAMVRGLRAVTDFDYEFQLAGMNRHLMADVETVFLTPGDKYQFISSTFVREIATLGGEVDKFVSDNVQQKLNEKLALLKKP
- a CDS encoding DUF883 family protein; translation: MSDLQKAADKVTDAAKGAAEDALDSAKEAARSTRRAANRALDDAEEKLDEWDEQLRASSRIEDLAARAQDFANRGINYMADSSQRARRQFHQAADATNQYVQEQPAKSLVIAAAAGAAAAVLVMLARGGGRGDDR
- a CDS encoding LysR family transcriptional regulator yields the protein MNYDALPLADLEVFAHVVERSGFAAAARELGLTTSAVSRSVGRLELRLGVKLLHRTTRALSLTEVGAEVHEACQHMLQSAEEAVSLASAHRQQPQGMLRISAPVVFGDLWLAPLLPHFCSQWPQVHVQLSMSDAMVDLNAQGIDLAIRISTHDALPQSLVAHPLREVRYLLVAHPDYLKAHPALKSPADLAAHRCMTLGYGAFQNTVEFIPADATDASVAPPVKVRLNTPLTIASSLGLLQALRSDAQTGIGLVVDFVAEPAIATGQLVQVLPQWQLTGSYAPRMAYAVHAPGPRIPPKLRAMLDFLKSISKPVAG
- a CDS encoding DMT family transporter; amino-acid sequence: MSSTQSTFSPRISSSNAASTARTGGVWRMALAMALSGTIGLFVIESGLPVELVVLSRCVIGALALGLWITARREWMTLARGDLLWMAVGGMALVINWVALFHAYAFAGIGIATVVYHVQPFFLVLVSALGGEVIGWRRVPFMVLALAGVVLSSGVVHEMQQMQVAQTAAASHGQAVIYGVLLSLLAAALYTLTVVATRRVKQVPPAQTAMLQMTAGGAVLALWALPMLLGGAAWRSASVPLAQTLICIATLGLVHTAVMYVLMYGAFQRLGAAAIAILSFIYPAIALTVDLLWFGIRPDGWQWLGIAMIAAAIAGYRISELRAARG
- a CDS encoding siderophore ABC transporter substrate-binding protein; translation: MTTNSTPRPLTRREALTWAAALGTTAFHGLTSAQINPSPMEVQHAKGTVRIAAQPRNVVTYDLAALDALQSLGLPVAGVPRAAFPQYLQAFADHSKYPVAGSLFEPDFDALSQIRPDLILVGGRSAARSETLSRIAPTLDMSTRGAHLLEDMGRNVQTLAALHGKQRAGEQLMQQVTEEIAALKPITAKAGRGLLVLAINDKLSAQAPGSRFGLLHDVLGVQPALAADKVPARGQSFTMEDIARIDPDWLYVIDRNAATGSAAGGGVAIPSQKVFDNATIRATTAGKRGQVLFLDPKGWYLMGSAGPTSMIHNVRQIRAALTAAQQG
- a CDS encoding AMP-binding protein; the encoded protein is MSHISPEQSRDAFLAARDFLQKHRTDYDRAYREFRWPELGEFNWALDYFDHMARGNEATALHIVEEDGSQTKRSFGEMSVRSSQVANWLRALGVKRGDRVLLMLGNELALWELMLACIKLGAVMIPATMLLTADDLQDRLDRGSVRHVIVASAHTDKFSGLSGEYTRINVGARQEGWHSFADADQHAKAFTAEGRTFANDPLLLYFTSGTTSKPKLVLHTHQSYPVGHLSTMYWIGLQPGGVHLNISSPGWAKHAWSCFFAPWIAGSTIFIYNYARFSAKALLQAMQDHKVTSLCAPPTVWRMMIQEDLSQWREGLTLREVIGAGEPLNPEIIDQMQDAWGLTLRDGFGQTETCAQIGNTPGQKLKPGSMGRPLPGYDVVLLDVDDKESTEGEVSLRLSPRPTGLMVGYEDSPEKTAQVMREGYYHTGDTAERDADGYITFVGRADDVFKASDYRISPFELESALMEHDAVAEVAIVPSPDPVRLAVPKAYLILTTGTHPSKDLAKDIFVFARERLAPYKRIRRIEFVTELPKTISGKIRRVQLRKDEVQKVQAAERGEHEFFEDDFPGLKG
- a CDS encoding FepA family TonB-dependent siderophore receptor, with translation MSISHRHTLFALSAIALGVHGLASAQTAPTEAATAVVLPETTVRATAEQELKQALGVSIITQEELTERPPANDLSELIRTMPGVNLTGNSASGQFGNSRQIDLRGMGPENTMIMIDGKPVQSRNASKMGRTGERDTRGDSNWVPVEAIDSIEVIRGPAAARYGSGAAGGVVNIITKKPTDKLSGSVTVYTSQPQHSEEGDTKRASFNLAGPLAENLSFRLFGNMAKTDADDTSLNSHVSDLSLAPAGREGVRNRDLNAMLRWDLTPQQVLEFEAGTSRQGNIYAGERLMNSDTNAANMQALLGQETNITHRNTVGLTHRGKWDWGTSRLVFQSENTRRSQYPVGLAGGPEGSITSTDSANMVTSRLNNYFLNGEVNTPLNIGGQRHMLTSGFEYRNEKLNDPGANAQSSTSGSGDSIAGLTGSGTRSGKSDAQTWAFYVEDNFEPVKNLVFTPGLRFDHHSQAGSNWSPSVNATYHLSEQWSVKGGVARAFKAPNLYQTNVDYLYYTRGNGCPLSSPNMGGGCYIRGNPDLKAETSVNKELGVAFTDGAGLDASLSYFQNDYKNKIYAEMNDGTSAVVGTTQVFQWMNASRAVVRGLEGNLTVPLLGNRGDTLKWVNNFTYMIKNHNKANNQPLSVIPKYTVNSTLDWRVTPVWSTQAFATFYGRQEPRTINTGGAAATGASLTELGSYATFGLGAQYKIKEQLSMNFGVNNIGDKRLFRTASNSAGGAATYNEPGRSYYVSLTGKF